From the genome of Streptomyces sp. V1I1, one region includes:
- a CDS encoding DUF4129 domain-containing protein: MSTTGGVTMARLPIRANDDVPVDTPRIPAREAAERELSKPMYHENDPSLLQRALNRFWDWIGGIFDAASGAAPGGPLGLLVVALLVVGLIAALWWRLGTPRRTPGTADSLFDDSPRSASEHRTAAEAHAAAGRWNQAVQERMRAIVRSLEERTLLDPRPGRTADEAAAEAGRSLPDHADGLRTSAREFDDVTYGGRTADRQAYLRLRDLDLELERAKPRLSGAAQGAAE, translated from the coding sequence GTGTCCACCACGGGGGGCGTGACAATGGCGCGGCTGCCGATCCGCGCGAACGACGACGTACCGGTGGACACACCCCGCATCCCCGCCCGGGAGGCGGCGGAGCGGGAACTGTCCAAGCCGATGTACCACGAGAACGACCCGAGCCTGCTCCAGCGCGCGCTCAACCGCTTCTGGGACTGGATCGGCGGCATCTTCGACGCCGCGTCAGGCGCCGCCCCCGGCGGCCCGCTCGGTCTTCTCGTCGTCGCCCTGCTCGTCGTCGGCCTGATCGCCGCCCTCTGGTGGCGACTTGGCACACCCCGGCGCACCCCCGGAACCGCGGACTCCCTCTTCGACGACAGCCCCCGCAGCGCATCCGAACACCGCACCGCCGCCGAGGCCCACGCCGCCGCAGGACGCTGGAACCAAGCCGTCCAGGAACGCATGCGAGCAATCGTCCGCTCCCTGGAGGAACGAACCCTCCTCGACCCGCGCCCGGGCCGTACCGCCGACGAAGCCGCCGCCGAAGCAGGCCGCTCCCTCCCCGACCACGCCGACGGACTCCGCACCTCCGCCAGGGAGTTCGACGACGTGACATACGGCGGCCGCACAGCCGACCGGCAGGCGTATCTGCGCCTGCGTGACCTCGACCTCGAACTGGAGCGCGCCAAGCCCCGACTGAGCGGCGCGGCCCAAGGAGCAGCCGAATGA
- the hpf gene encoding ribosome hibernation-promoting factor, HPF/YfiA family encodes MDIVVKGRKTEVPERFRKHVAEKLKLDKIQKLDGKVISLDVEVSKEHNPRQADRSDRVEITLHSRGPVIRAEAAAGDPYAALDLATGKLEARLRKQHEKRHNRRGNGRISASEVADVVPGVAELNANGRPHAEEASESIPTTRIGSLEIQGEGPLVVREKVHTAAPMTLDQALYEMELVGHDFYLFVDSETKQPSVVYRRHAYDYGVIHLETDPLAGSEAGGAGGALGG; translated from the coding sequence GTGGACATCGTCGTCAAGGGCCGCAAGACCGAGGTGCCCGAGCGGTTCCGCAAGCACGTGGCCGAGAAGCTGAAGCTGGACAAGATCCAGAAGCTCGACGGCAAGGTGATCAGCCTGGACGTCGAGGTGTCCAAGGAGCACAACCCGCGGCAGGCCGACCGTTCCGACCGAGTGGAGATCACTCTCCACTCCCGAGGCCCGGTGATCCGGGCGGAGGCGGCGGCCGGCGACCCGTACGCAGCACTCGACCTCGCTACCGGCAAGCTGGAGGCGCGGCTGCGCAAGCAGCATGAGAAGCGCCACAACCGCCGTGGCAACGGCCGCATTTCGGCGTCCGAAGTGGCTGATGTCGTTCCCGGCGTCGCCGAGTTGAACGCCAATGGCCGGCCGCACGCCGAAGAGGCGTCGGAATCCATTCCCACCACCAGGATCGGTTCGCTCGAAATCCAGGGCGAGGGACCGCTGGTGGTCCGCGAGAAGGTCCACACCGCAGCACCGATGACGCTCGACCAGGCGCTCTACGAGATGGAGCTGGTCGGGCACGACTTCTACCTCTTCGTCGACTCCGAGACGAAGCAGCCCAGTGTCGTCTACCGACGGCACGCCTATGACTATGGCGTCATCCACCTGGAGACCGACCCGCTGGCGGGATCCGAGGCTGGCGGCGCCGGAGGTGCGCTCGGCGGCTGA
- a CDS encoding response regulator transcription factor has product MTDSFGPVRDDDADHAGAPVVAADADHGSSRKEPIRVLVVDDHALFRRGLEIVLAQEEDIQVVGEAGDGAEAVDKAADLLPDIVLMDVRMPKRGGIEACTSIKEVAPSAKIIMLTISDEEADLYDAIKAGATGYLLKEISTDEVATAIRAVADGQSQISPSMASKLLTEFKSMIQRTDERRLVPAPRLTERELEVLKLVATGMNNRDIAKELFISENTVKNHVRNILEKLQLHSRMEAVVYAMREKILEIR; this is encoded by the coding sequence ATGACGGACAGCTTCGGGCCGGTTCGCGACGACGACGCGGACCACGCCGGTGCCCCAGTCGTCGCTGCCGACGCGGACCACGGCAGCTCCCGCAAGGAGCCGATCCGGGTCCTGGTGGTGGACGACCACGCCCTGTTCCGGCGCGGGCTGGAGATCGTCCTTGCTCAGGAGGAGGACATCCAGGTCGTCGGCGAGGCGGGCGACGGCGCGGAGGCCGTCGACAAGGCGGCCGATCTGCTGCCCGACATCGTGCTGATGGATGTGCGGATGCCCAAGCGTGGTGGCATCGAGGCCTGTACGTCCATCAAGGAGGTGGCCCCCAGCGCGAAGATCATCATGTTGACGATCAGCGACGAGGAGGCCGACCTCTACGACGCGATCAAGGCGGGCGCCACGGGTTATCTCCTCAAGGAGATCTCCACCGACGAGGTGGCCACGGCGATCCGCGCGGTGGCGGACGGGCAGTCGCAGATCAGCCCGTCCATGGCGTCCAAGCTGCTCACCGAGTTCAAGTCGATGATCCAGCGCACCGACGAGCGCAGACTTGTGCCCGCGCCCCGGCTCACCGAACGGGAGCTGGAGGTGCTCAAGCTCGTCGCCACGGGGATGAACAACCGCGACATCGCCAAGGAGTTGTTCATTTCCGAGAACACCGTGAAGAACCACGTCCGCAACATCCTGGAGAAGCTGCAGCTGCACTCCAGGATGGAGGCCGTGGTCTACGCGATGCGGGAAAAGATCCTCGAGATCCGGTAG
- the mtrA gene encoding MtrAB system response regulator MtrA — protein MMSIMKGRVLVVDDDTALAEMLGIVLRGEGFEPSFVADGDKALAAFREAKPDLVLLDLMLPGRDGIEVCRLIRAESGVPIVMLTAKSDTVDVVVGLESGADDYIVKPFKPKELVARIRARLRRSEEPAPEQLAIGDLVIDVAGHSVKRDGQSIALTPLEFDLLVALARKPWQVFTREVLLEQVWGYRHAADTRLVNVHVQRLRSKVEKDPERPEIVVTVRGVGYKAGPS, from the coding sequence ATGATGTCGATTATGAAGGGACGAGTCCTTGTCGTCGATGACGACACCGCACTGGCCGAGATGCTCGGGATTGTGCTGCGTGGTGAAGGTTTCGAGCCGTCGTTCGTAGCGGACGGCGACAAGGCACTTGCCGCTTTCCGTGAGGCCAAGCCGGATCTTGTACTGCTGGATCTCATGCTGCCCGGACGGGACGGTATCGAGGTGTGCAGGCTGATCAGGGCCGAGTCCGGCGTGCCGATCGTGATGCTCACGGCCAAGAGCGACACGGTGGATGTGGTGGTCGGCCTGGAGTCCGGGGCCGATGACTACATCGTCAAGCCGTTCAAGCCGAAGGAGCTGGTCGCCCGGATCCGGGCGCGGCTGAGGAGGTCCGAGGAGCCGGCGCCGGAGCAGCTGGCGATCGGGGATCTGGTCATCGATGTGGCCGGTCACTCCGTGAAGCGGGACGGGCAGTCGATCGCCCTCACCCCGCTCGAGTTCGACCTGCTGGTCGCGCTCGCCCGCAAGCCCTGGCAGGTGTTCACCCGCGAGGTGCTGCTCGAGCAGGTGTGGGGCTACCGCCACGCGGCGGACACGAGGCTGGTCAATGTGCATGTTCAGCGGCTGCGTTCCAAGGTCGAGAAGGACCCTGAGCGCCCGGAGATCGTGGTGACCGTCCGTGGTGTCGGTTACAAGGCCGGGCCGAGCTGA
- a CDS encoding LpqB family beta-propeller domain-containing protein, with translation MGADSRRNGRRGALRVSALLGCGSVLMAGCASMPDSGDIHAVKASQGADSQVRVYAVPPRKGATPHEIVTGFLEAMTSDDANFATARTYLMPETSQKWRPEAGTTVLSAAPDAGQASPGDAENPGIDYPLLGKQIATVDTQHAYQPVTPTDYRRTIHLSQQNGPDGKQWRIDNLPPGLVLGASDFQRNYRSVNKYYFASGRTILVADPVYIRQRLDPVTRMDPVTQSVKTLLDGPTNWLKPVVESPFPTGTTLKEGTKALAFDDRNALKVPLNEKASNVDRQQCMKMAAQILFTLKDLRSTRVEQVELQRANGSQLCVLNSGQAEGHAPDHVSGRPVNQYFVDDKFRLALLAGGAKDMTEPENVPGPFGNGQLPMSMVGVARDEHTAAAVSKDNSRLYVSSIAAESELGDAVVKSVGKSTRNRLSAPSWDGRGDLWVADRDPDHPALWRLADGAGPPQNVKIIPGLDGARIEALKVSADGVRIALLLTKDGKTTLKIGRVERPGPKGSPVVSVAELRPAAPQMETVTAVSWAGPSRLVVVGKESGGVQQVRYMQTDGSSSDVSVLPGLNRVKAVAAWDDETRPLVAHSEDDGIVRLPVGANWQTLVKKGSSPVYPG, from the coding sequence GTGGGCGCTGATTCCCGTCGCAACGGCCGCCGAGGCGCGTTGCGCGTGTCGGCGCTGCTCGGCTGCGGCAGTGTTCTGATGGCCGGGTGCGCCTCGATGCCCGACAGCGGTGACATTCATGCCGTGAAGGCGTCCCAGGGCGCGGACTCGCAAGTGCGGGTGTACGCGGTGCCGCCGCGGAAGGGGGCCACTCCCCACGAGATCGTCACGGGCTTCCTGGAGGCGATGACCAGCGACGATGCCAATTTCGCAACCGCGCGGACGTATCTGATGCCGGAGACGTCCCAGAAGTGGCGGCCGGAGGCGGGCACCACGGTGCTGTCGGCCGCACCGGACGCGGGACAGGCAAGCCCGGGCGACGCGGAGAATCCGGGTATCGACTATCCGCTGTTGGGCAAGCAGATCGCCACGGTGGACACTCAGCACGCCTATCAGCCGGTCACGCCCACCGACTACCGCCGGACCATTCATCTGTCGCAGCAGAACGGTCCGGACGGCAAGCAGTGGCGTATCGACAACCTGCCGCCGGGGCTGGTGCTCGGCGCATCCGACTTCCAGCGCAACTACCGCTCGGTGAACAAGTACTACTTCGCCTCCGGGCGGACCATCCTGGTGGCCGACCCGGTCTACATCCGGCAGCGGCTGGATCCGGTGACCCGGATGGATCCCGTCACGCAGTCGGTCAAGACGCTGCTGGACGGGCCGACGAACTGGTTGAAGCCAGTGGTCGAGTCGCCCTTCCCGACCGGTACGACGCTGAAGGAGGGCACCAAGGCGCTCGCGTTCGACGACCGTAACGCGCTGAAGGTGCCGCTCAATGAGAAGGCGTCCAATGTGGACCGCCAGCAGTGCATGAAGATGGCGGCGCAGATCCTGTTCACTCTGAAGGATCTGAGGTCCACCAGGGTGGAGCAGGTGGAGCTGCAGCGTGCGAACGGCTCGCAGCTGTGTGTGCTCAACAGCGGTCAGGCGGAGGGTCACGCGCCGGACCACGTCTCGGGCAGGCCGGTCAACCAGTACTTCGTCGACGACAAGTTCCGGCTGGCGCTGCTGGCGGGCGGAGCGAAGGACATGACCGAGCCGGAGAACGTGCCGGGGCCGTTCGGCAATGGGCAGCTGCCCATGAGCATGGTCGGGGTGGCCCGCGACGAGCACACCGCCGCGGCGGTCTCGAAGGACAACAGCCGCCTGTACGTGTCGTCCATAGCCGCGGAGAGCGAGCTGGGCGACGCGGTGGTGAAGAGCGTCGGCAAGAGCACCCGCAACCGCCTTTCGGCCCCCAGCTGGGACGGGCGTGGCGATCTGTGGGTCGCGGACCGCGACCCTGACCATCCGGCCCTGTGGCGTCTGGCGGACGGCGCGGGCCCGCCCCAGAACGTCAAGATCATCCCCGGGCTGGACGGCGCGCGCATCGAGGCGCTGAAGGTGTCCGCGGACGGTGTGCGGATCGCGCTGCTGCTGACGAAGGACGGGAAGACCACGCTGAAGATCGGACGCGTGGAGCGCCCGGGCCCCAAGGGCAGCCCAGTGGTGTCCGTCGCGGAACTGCGGCCTGCCGCACCGCAGATGGAGACAGTGACGGCCGTTTCCTGGGCCGGTCCCAGCAGGCTCGTGGTGGTCGGCAAGGAGTCCGGCGGGGTGCAGCAGGTGCGCTATATGCAGACGGACGGCTCGAGTTCGGACGTGAGCGTGCTGCCGGGGCTGAACCGGGTCAAGGCGGTCGCGGCGTGGGACGACGAGACTCGCCCGCTGGTGGCGCACTCCGAGGACGACGGCATCGTGCGGCTCCCGGTCGGCGCCAACTGGCAGACGCTGGTGAAGAAGGGCTCGTCGCCGGTCTACCCGGGGTAG
- the mtnA gene encoding S-methyl-5-thioribose-1-phosphate isomerase, protein MADQYVQNPVGAEPPVLPALRWDEPPEGPVLVLLDQTRLPVEEVELVCTDVPALVRAIQTLAVRGAPLLGIAGAYGVALAAVRGYDVEEAVGLLEQARPTAVNLGYGVRQAAAAYRAAAEKGADAEQAGQAALAAAKALHREDAAASARMAEHGLVLLDELLPGGGHRILTHCNTGALVSGGEGTAFAVALTAHRAGRLRRLWVDETRPLLQGSRLTAYEAARGGMPYTLLTDNAAGSLFAAGEVDAVLIGADRIAADGSVANKVGSYPLAVLAKYHHVPFIVVAPTTTVDLSTPDGASIEVEQRPGQEVTEVTAPQIAAAGGGVSGGLPVAPLGTQAYNPAFDVTPPELVTAIVTEQGALSPVTGGGIAELCARSRQVTIS, encoded by the coding sequence ATGGCTGATCAGTACGTACAAAACCCGGTCGGCGCGGAGCCGCCCGTGCTTCCTGCGCTGCGCTGGGACGAGCCACCGGAAGGGCCCGTACTGGTCCTTCTCGACCAGACCCGGCTGCCCGTCGAGGAGGTCGAGCTGGTCTGCACCGATGTGCCTGCCCTGGTACGGGCGATCCAGACGCTCGCCGTTCGTGGGGCGCCGCTGCTGGGCATCGCGGGCGCCTATGGTGTGGCCCTCGCCGCTGTGCGGGGATACGACGTGGAGGAGGCAGTGGGGCTGCTGGAGCAGGCGCGGCCCACCGCCGTGAACTTGGGATACGGCGTGCGGCAGGCGGCGGCCGCGTACCGGGCTGCGGCGGAGAAGGGGGCGGACGCGGAGCAGGCGGGGCAGGCGGCGCTGGCCGCGGCCAAGGCGCTGCACCGGGAGGATGCCGCGGCCAGCGCCCGGATGGCTGAGCACGGGCTGGTGCTGCTCGACGAGCTGCTGCCGGGTGGCGGTCACCGGATCCTGACCCACTGCAACACCGGGGCGCTGGTCTCGGGCGGTGAGGGCACCGCGTTCGCCGTGGCGCTCACGGCGCACCGCGCGGGGCGGCTGCGGCGGCTGTGGGTGGACGAGACGAGGCCACTGCTGCAGGGTTCCCGGCTGACCGCCTATGAGGCGGCGCGCGGCGGAATGCCGTACACATTGCTCACGGACAATGCCGCGGGGTCGCTCTTCGCGGCGGGGGAGGTGGATGCCGTACTGATCGGGGCCGACCGGATCGCCGCCGACGGATCGGTGGCGAACAAGGTCGGGAGCTACCCGCTCGCGGTGCTGGCGAAATACCACCACGTACCGTTCATCGTGGTCGCGCCGACGACGACGGTGGACCTGAGCACGCCGGACGGGGCGTCGATAGAGGTGGAGCAACGGCCTGGACAGGAGGTGACGGAGGTCACCGCGCCGCAGATAGCGGCGGCCGGAGGGGGAGTGAGCGGCGGGCTGCCGGTGGCGCCGCTGGGAACGCAGGCGTACAACCCGGCGTTCGACGTCACACCCCCGGAACTGGTGACGGCGATAGTCACCGAGCAGGGAGCATTGTCCCCGGTCACCGGGGGTGGAATAGCGGAGCTGTGTGCCAGGTCACGCCAGGTAACGATTAGCTAA
- a CDS encoding ComF family protein, protein MRAWWREISGLVLPVDCGGCGTPRTPLCEECAEALYGTAARRARPVPEPAGLPVVHAAAPYADAVRAVLLAHKERGALGLARPLGVALAGAVRAGFPRSAREAGPLLLVPVPSARRAVRERGHDAARRIALAAAGELRRTGTEARALPVLRQGRAVADQSGLTARGRVANLAGALEVAAGGGRLLEGGRAVLVDDLMTTGASLVEAARALRAAAGLRFPGPMQLSAAVVAVPPLSFRMNRN, encoded by the coding sequence ATGCGGGCCTGGTGGAGGGAAATCTCCGGTCTGGTGCTGCCGGTCGACTGCGGCGGCTGCGGCACTCCGCGTACCCCGCTGTGCGAGGAGTGCGCGGAGGCGCTGTACGGCACGGCAGCGCGCCGGGCGAGGCCTGTGCCGGAGCCCGCGGGCCTGCCGGTGGTGCACGCCGCCGCACCGTATGCCGATGCGGTACGCGCGGTGTTGCTTGCCCATAAGGAGCGGGGAGCGCTGGGGCTGGCCCGGCCCCTGGGCGTCGCGCTGGCCGGGGCGGTGCGAGCCGGCTTCCCGCGGTCCGCCCGGGAAGCGGGGCCGCTGCTGCTCGTACCGGTGCCGTCGGCGCGGCGAGCGGTCAGAGAGCGGGGGCACGACGCGGCGCGGCGGATCGCTCTGGCCGCCGCGGGCGAGCTGCGGCGTACGGGGACGGAGGCGAGGGCGCTTCCGGTGCTGCGGCAGGGGCGGGCAGTGGCCGACCAGTCGGGCCTCACGGCCCGTGGACGGGTGGCGAATCTGGCGGGGGCCCTGGAGGTCGCGGCCGGCGGCGGACGGCTTCTGGAGGGCGGTCGGGCGGTGCTGGTGGACGATCTCATGACGACGGGGGCGTCGCTGGTCGAGGCGGCGCGGGCGCTGCGCGCGGCCGCGGGGCTGCGATTTCCCGGCCCCATGCAGCTGAGCGCAGCCGTTGTCGCGGTCCCGCCACTCTCTTTCCGAATGAACCGGAACTGA
- the mtrB gene encoding MtrAB system histidine kinase MtrB: MSRGSVAPKPGEPGVRTGRAAGPGREPSRFGRLLHGGRPPQDSAPGGPILRLVMRWVRRPLLPAVRLWRRNIQLRVVAGTLLMSLGVVLLLGLVVIGQVRNGLLDAKGKAAQSQAAGGFAVARERANAPVGPGGQDGATTDGRTARSSWRSDLVEQLASGGQGAFNVVALSSGSEDAGSSRGPRTSGSVDFASIPEGLREAVDQGTGTYETYIRIKYNNDEHEPEPGLVIGTRLNDIEGNPYELYYLFPLAQEEQSLSLVRGTLATAGLFVVVLLGAIAWLVVRQIVTPVRMAAGIAERLSAGRLQERMKVTGEDDIARLGEAFNKMAQNLQLKIQQLEELSRMQRRFVSDVSHELRTPLTTVRMAADVIHEARIDFDPVTARSAELLGDQLDRFESLLSDLLEISRFDAGAAALEAEPIDLREVVRRVIGGAEPLAERKGSRIRVIGDEQPVVAEADPRRVERVLRNLVVNAVEHGEGRDVVVRMAVAGGAVAVAVRDYGVGLKPGEATRVFNRFWRADPARARTTGGTGLGLSIAVEDARLHGGWLQAWGEPGGGSQFRLTLPRTADEPLRGSPIPLEPEDSRQNRERALSAEPKVSGHLLASVPVQPVTDRLPLPGPPRAPVRPRTGPTGVNPAALPGSGARVVARQVEERHDDSAAQVSSDREDTTRGR; the protein is encoded by the coding sequence ATGTCCCGAGGCAGTGTTGCTCCGAAGCCCGGGGAGCCGGGAGTCCGTACGGGGCGGGCTGCCGGACCGGGGCGTGAGCCTTCGCGATTCGGCCGTCTGCTCCATGGGGGACGGCCGCCCCAGGACAGTGCGCCCGGCGGCCCGATCCTCCGGCTCGTCATGCGCTGGGTGCGCCGTCCGCTGCTGCCGGCCGTCCGGCTGTGGCGGCGGAACATCCAGCTCAGGGTGGTCGCGGGCACACTGCTGATGTCGCTCGGCGTGGTGCTGCTGCTCGGCCTTGTAGTCATTGGGCAGGTGCGTAACGGTCTGCTCGACGCCAAGGGGAAGGCGGCCCAGAGTCAGGCGGCCGGTGGCTTCGCGGTGGCGCGCGAGAGGGCGAACGCGCCGGTCGGGCCCGGCGGGCAGGACGGCGCCACGACGGACGGCAGGACCGCCCGGAGCTCCTGGCGGTCCGATCTGGTGGAGCAGCTCGCCAGTGGTGGTCAGGGCGCGTTCAACGTGGTGGCGCTGAGTTCCGGCTCCGAGGATGCGGGTTCCAGCCGCGGGCCCCGGACCTCGGGGAGCGTGGACTTTGCGAGCATCCCCGAGGGACTTCGGGAAGCCGTCGACCAGGGGACCGGGACGTACGAGACGTACATCCGGATCAAGTACAACAACGATGAGCACGAGCCGGAGCCCGGGCTGGTCATCGGTACGCGGCTGAACGACATCGAGGGCAATCCCTACGAGCTGTACTACCTCTTCCCGCTGGCGCAGGAGGAGCAGTCGCTCAGCCTGGTCAGGGGGACCCTCGCCACGGCCGGACTGTTCGTGGTGGTCCTGCTGGGAGCCATCGCCTGGCTGGTGGTGCGGCAGATTGTCACGCCCGTACGGATGGCCGCGGGGATCGCCGAGCGGCTCTCCGCGGGCCGCCTCCAGGAGCGGATGAAGGTCACCGGCGAGGACGACATCGCCAGACTGGGCGAGGCATTCAACAAGATGGCGCAGAACCTCCAGCTCAAGATCCAGCAGCTGGAGGAGCTCTCCCGCATGCAGCGGCGGTTCGTCTCGGACGTTTCGCACGAGCTGCGTACGCCGCTGACGACCGTACGGATGGCCGCCGATGTCATCCATGAGGCGCGCATCGACTTCGATCCGGTGACGGCGCGTTCCGCCGAGTTGCTCGGGGATCAGCTCGACCGCTTCGAGTCGCTGCTCTCCGATCTGCTCGAGATCAGCCGCTTCGACGCGGGAGCGGCGGCGCTGGAGGCCGAGCCGATAGATCTGCGCGAGGTGGTACGGCGGGTGATCGGCGGCGCCGAGCCGCTGGCCGAGCGCAAGGGCAGCCGGATACGGGTGATCGGCGACGAGCAGCCGGTCGTGGCGGAGGCCGACCCCCGGCGTGTGGAGCGTGTCCTGCGGAACCTGGTCGTCAACGCCGTCGAGCACGGCGAGGGCCGGGACGTGGTGGTGCGGATGGCAGTGGCCGGCGGGGCTGTCGCGGTCGCCGTGCGCGACTACGGGGTGGGACTGAAGCCGGGGGAGGCGACCCGGGTGTTCAACCGCTTCTGGCGGGCGGATCCGGCGCGTGCCAGGACCACCGGCGGCACCGGGCTCGGTCTGTCCATCGCGGTCGAGGACGCCCGGCTGCACGGCGGCTGGCTGCAGGCGTGGGGTGAGCCAGGCGGGGGTTCGCAGTTCCGGCTGACCCTGCCGCGTACGGCGGACGAGCCGCTGCGCGGTTCGCCGATACCGCTGGAGCCGGAGGACTCGCGGCAGAACAGGGAGCGTGCCCTGTCCGCAGAGCCGAAGGTGAGCGGGCACCTGCTGGCGTCCGTGCCCGTTCAGCCGGTGACGGACCGGTTGCCCCTGCCCGGGCCGCCGCGTGCTCCGGTGCGGCCTCGTACGGGTCCGACGGGCGTGAATCCCGCGGCGCTGCCGGGCAGCGGTGCCCGGGTGGTTGCGCGTCAGGTGGAGGAGCGGCACGACGACTCCGCGGCACAGGTTTCTTCGGACCGGGAGGACACGACTCGTGGGCGCTGA